atttaaaaagaaaaaattataattacttaaatcattatcattattattgtattgttgTTGGAATTTTATGGTAGCGCCACGCGATTGCTGGTGGTAAGACACAAAATCATTCGTaaaacttagttttttttttgctgagaGATGTTATGAAACTGACTTTTgtcaacatagaaaaatttttaaatagaaaaattttttcatagaatttttgtGTCATAGAGATATGCAGAATAGAGAAATATTAAGGAGAGTTGTATAGTTATGGAGAAAttccataatataaatatgttaacacataattctgtcatattatagtaaattttgtagagacttaattttcatagagatatataatatagagatattttggacatgaattattttcgcatatatttatacttaatagaataagtttacatagagataattttacatagaattattttgcaacataaatatatttagtattgatattttcgcATAGAAATCTATTTAAGAGAGTTGTATGTTGGTAGAGTGATAATGGTAGAGATCTGCAAGACACGCTTGTAACCGGGTACGGTATGAATACCTGCAGCTGATTGTAGTTACTGGAACGATAcggtattgttaccataagcatacgtattgttgtggtaacgatctacgagttactatactttagatcgttcgaggagcaatatttttttctccgtgtagagATATTCAGAATAGAGAAATATTGAGGAGAGTTGTATAGTTATTATATGGAGAAATTCTAcattataaatatgttaacacCTGATTGTATCataatatagtaaattttgtagaaacttgattttcatagagatatataacatagagatattttggaaatgaattattttcgcaTATATTTATCTTGAATAGAATATAAGATTACATAGAGATAATTTTGCATTGAATTATGCTgtgaaataaatacatatatttaatactgATATATTCGCATAGAAATCTATTGAAGAGACTTGTATGTTGGTAGAGTATTATGTATAGAGAAGTAAAAAGTAGGCTTATAACCAAGTACGGTATGAAAACATGATGTTGActttacatataattaaaaataatataaaaatataatataatataataactataataacACAGTTTGCTTTGGCAAAAGTTaacttacaaaagtttccttgaatttttcgtcaaatgtccgtcaaattcggacttttccgtttttgacgacaatttatatacaatttgacgtaaatttactacccaaattagaatgcaaattcacttcaaaagttaactaaaaaaaatttttcgtcaattttccggcaaatttattgttaatttgacttggaAAATTGTGAAGTATTTTCAGATGACGACAGTTgatttgcatcaacttgcacacaagtattatccagccgaGGCTTGCCAGAAACTCGTCGTTAAGTTAGCtgaaaatgtttcactgcatAACTTGCTGAGCAcggtgtggctatcagggagtTGACATTTAGTCAACACTTTTGGATAACAAATTGTCAGCATAAAAATGGTTACTCTTTTTAATCCTCAAATAGTCATCATTTTATGATAACGATTTGCTAtcaattttgatattacgtattgttaaaattttctgggTAACGTTAAgataacttcaaaagttgGCTTTTTGAAAActccattattaattatttttttttaacatttaggAATAGCAGAAAGTAAACTTGGAACGGTCAACTAAAAGCTAACAAAAAGTAAGCCTGGCCACTTgggatataatttattttttaacattgtcAAATCAagagattaaataatttcatctaATTTATATAATCGTTGTATGAAAATCACGTTACGATGAAACTCTTGAATACTGttccaaatttaaattacattatgcatcgttttattaatttacctaataattttttgatagtaaGAAAAATGGCGTCTGAAGTGGAAAAAGCACAATCTGCGGCTCCTAGTGAAGATACAATTTTCGGTAAAATTTTACGCAAAGAAATTCCTTGTAAATTCATATATGAAGACAATCAGGTAGACAATTGTTGATTGAATCTTAATTAATAtcatagttattaattatcttcaaacatttaatttacaaaacttaacctaaaaaatttcataaatcgtatttgatttaattatcataacaaACTAATTTTTCAGTGTGTGGCTTTTCATGATATCAATGCACAAGCACCATCTCATTTTCTTGTGATTCCTCGTAAACCGATAACTCAATTGTCAAAAGTTACTGACGAGGATGAACCTTTGTTAGGGCACCTCATGAATGTTGCTCGCAAAGTTGCGAAACAAGAAGGGCTTGACGCAGGGTTTCGTTTAGTTGTGAATGATGGTCAAAATGGAGCTCAATCAGTCTACCATTTGCATTTACATGTTCTCGGAGGAAGACAAATGCAATGGCCACCTGGATAATTATtatgtatattaatataaaaaaagttattttttttttattacaagaaTATAATACAAAGATAACAAAACATATTAGCTCTGcatcattatttataaaatacaatgttctatttatttatattctctCATAAACTTTGTAGTTAAACTGAACTCCATTCTCTTCTTGAACACCTTTTGGAACATTAGGATcactaaattaaatattttttaaaacttgatTATTATCGTGTAAACTTCAATTAGTTGAATGAAATCTTTTGTGACTTACTCAATTTCAATAAAGTTGTTCGGTATGGGCGGAAAAAACGTATcacactcaaaatttttttgaatgtaaGTTAAATATATACGAGAACAATTAGGATGCTCCATGGCTGACtgcattataattacaataagtAAGTGAATCACGATAAAATAACAAGagtattgaaattataattataattactttgtAAACAGCATTACCACCAATCACccaaatattttcaacaatttcaATGAGATTTGGTTGAGCAATTGTATCCAATACTTGTGATAAACTTTCACACGCAATCGCTTCATTTCGAAGATCTCTGAATTTTGATAAGTCATTTGACATCATTATTAATACTGATaactatttactatttttattaatactcACAATTTTTGACGTGATAATACAACATTTACTCGATTTTGCAGTGGTCTAAACTTTTTTGGTATACATTCCCACGTTACTCGTCCCATTAtgacaacattttttttattactttcttTAGTTTTAGTTGTCATTTCTGTAAAATATGCCATTTCgcttctaaaaaaaaagtttactatTAAACGAATTTAATGTTATCCAATttattcaagtaaaaattatttaatacttaaGTTTCCATGGTAAACGTCCATTCATTCCAATCCCGAGGTTATCACCACATGCAGCAgcgattaaatttaatttcaattgcattttatttaataaatattttttaatgcaagTCTATAAcgttgacaattttaaataaaaataagcacttgtattcaaataattaaagacaaaataattaatgcaaTAACAATAAGcaaaaatctataattttataagcaaCACTAACCTTGGACATGTGTACTGTCACCGATATTAATCtctatgtatattatatattacgaaaagcatagtaaaaataacttttgaatttttaaaagtctatTCAGAAACAAGTCATCAATCAAGGGTCGAAAAACGtaatctgtaaaaaaaaaaaaaaaaacaaataataaaatgactaTATGGAAAAGgactatataattataattatttatcataaaatatggctacaaaaaaaaacaaaaatccccAGATTAATACATGTTATATGTTGGGAGGTTATTAGAGTCAGAGCTGACGCCACCTCCTGGACAGTAGGCAGTTCGATGTCACGCGGGACCAATTTTGCATTTGAAaacaatgaataaatttattgatgatgatgattattcAGATGTGTATGATTATTGTTATGATtactatttattcaaataatggAATTATGGATTaggataaatataaattatgaaacaACTTTTATCTAAAGActgagttttattataaaatatcccgatgaaaaaatattttgtctaatcatatatgatcatgcataattgtctatatatgatcagatccaaaaattggccaggtctgatcatacataacttgatctgtttatatatgaacagatatgttcatatatgatcatgcatgaacgaatatagtaatttttagaatctcatttagaatatctgtaaattattaattgagtaatttaattaggatttattgtctttatcaatataaatgtcggttaaaattaaataataaaaaaaaaaattattatccgttgactactattttactacgaggtcacccgtcTAATTACTGTCCcacgccgatgctgcttaactttggtaatcgatggtttgtagtctgatcctctagtgtGTGATACACTTACAGTTGTGaaacgtttatggcattacttaactcaaataatcaaattgatacatccTACGTAAATAATGCACCTAATGATAAATTTGGTTTTGTACATAAAATACAATAGAATTCATCAGATACATATAatcaaatctatttatctatcaacttataaatattcgtatatcaatcgatttcgatttatacttttaaattgctgccggaacctttgaatattttttaagtattggggatttaagtttgattgatagttgacagaataaaaatttaataagattgatattaaaaaattgcgatattatttaatatatatatatatatatatgtatatatatatatatatatatatataaatatatatatttaatatttatttggattatatttaaatatttatggtttcatatcaatgaagtctgatcagatttaatcacacatagacatatataactacatataggtttatatcagtcatgtctgatcagatctaattatagataggcctatatctaattatatatggatttgtatcaatcatgtctgatcagatctaattatgtatagacttatatatgatcatatatagggttataacagccaggtataattatatctaattacatatagactcatatatgatcagatatgatcatatatagacttatatatggagttataacagccaggtctgattatatctaattatatatagactcatatatgattagacctgatcatatatagacacttgtatatgattatatatggggtcataacagccaggtatgatcagatctaattatgtatggggtcatatataattacgtataattatatataattatatatttttttttatatttgttccAGTGTATAGCCGCATGTACGGctttttacactttttgcctTTACATCGCAActtcaaaaagtgaaaaaaatagaagatacctacaaatcattttataaatttttttttttccaaaactgCATTCGAAAATCAAAGGAATTGCGATTTGGTCCATTTTTTAGCAATAGCCAAAGACTTTTGAAAAAGCGATATGCGTTAGATATCTTTTGATATGGAATgccctatatatatttatttgcatAAATCAATAGTGGACAATTAAGAATTAGtagataaatgaaataaatactGGTGCATTCCTGCATTCCatgttttattgtaaaatgagATATCATTTTTCCTTGtttaacttataaaataaattaaaccaaAGAAGTAATTTTTCcagtttacaataaaatatgcaAAGCactttgtttttgtttatttatgtaCTTTTAAAATCACCACTATTTATTCCATCGACAATCTCTCAAAAATCTTCAAAACTTTGCTGGCGTTAAGtcaacattttaaatatttaattagttaacaTAGAGAAAACATTCTGAATCCGATATGTCAACGTAAACAAAGCTGTCAGTTTATTACCTTTTTAGTATCAAAAAACTAATCGCTGATTGTCAACAAAACGTCACAAAGTGTAACGAAAAAGTTACCAAAATGTTATTAAAAAGTTTACATATTGGTACCATaaagttttctttttaaaacctaaaaaagttaacttttgATTGGAcattagtagtgatattttttgaaaaaatctgcCTTTTTACTTCGCATAAtaagtgataaaattttttttgttgacctTTTTCGATACAAAGAAGTTAACGTTCGGCCACTTGGGTACATATgcgcaataaaataaacacaaaAATGGCGGCAAATTAAAATAGCCaaggaaaaaatgaaaaaaaaaaaaaaaattatttttaattataataactt
The Microplitis mediator isolate UGA2020A chromosome 6, iyMicMedi2.1, whole genome shotgun sequence genome window above contains:
- the LOC130670141 gene encoding dihydrofolate reductase isoform X2, translating into MQLKLNLIAAACGDNLGIGMNGRLPWKLKSEMAYFTEMTTKTKESNKKNVVIMGRVTWECIPKKFRPLQNRVNVVLSRQKLDLRNEAIACESLSQVLDTIAQPNLIEIVENIWVIGGNAVYKSAMEHPNCSRIYLTYIQKNFECDTFFPPIPNNFIEIDDPNVPKGVQEENGVQFNYKVYERI
- the LOC130670142 gene encoding adenosine 5'-monophosphoramidase HINT1: MKLLNTVPNLNYIMHRFINLPNNFLIVRKMASEVEKAQSAAPSEDTIFGKILRKEIPCKFIYEDNQCVAFHDINAQAPSHFLVIPRKPITQLSKVTDEDEPLLGHLMNVARKVAKQEGLDAGFRLVVNDGQNGAQSVYHLHLHVLGGRQMQWPPG
- the LOC130670141 gene encoding dihydrofolate reductase isoform X3 gives rise to the protein MDVYHGNLINFFFRSEMAYFTEMTTKTKESNKKNVVIMGRVTWECIPKKFRPLQNRVNVVLSRQKLDLRNEAIACESLSQVLDTIAQPNLIEIVENIWVIGGNAVYKSAMEHPNCSRIYLTYIQKNFECDTFFPPIPNNFIEIDDPNVPKGVQEENGVQFNYKVYERI
- the LOC130670141 gene encoding dihydrofolate reductase isoform X1, whose amino-acid sequence is MSKTCIKKYLLNKMQLKLNLIAAACGDNLGIGMNGRLPWKLKSEMAYFTEMTTKTKESNKKNVVIMGRVTWECIPKKFRPLQNRVNVVLSRQKLDLRNEAIACESLSQVLDTIAQPNLIEIVENIWVIGGNAVYKSAMEHPNCSRIYLTYIQKNFECDTFFPPIPNNFIEIDDPNVPKGVQEENGVQFNYKVYERI